The following coding sequences lie in one Oryctolagus cuniculus chromosome 7, mOryCun1.1, whole genome shotgun sequence genomic window:
- the REPIN1 gene encoding DNA-binding protein REPIN1 isoform X2 produces MDACRGPAQPAGEFSLTSGGYRSVGRSRRGSRRSIPRRSWKKPAPQLCSLQEAGPMLEHRCRDPLAMGPAQPRLISGTSQKSPQSLETESRRLKQQGTSVAQAPGQAPGRAHRCAHCRRHFPSWVALWLHTRRCQARLPLPCPECGRRFRHAPFLALHRQVHAAATPHLGFTCHLCGQSFPGWVALVLHLRAHSAAKRPIACPECERRFWRHKQLRAHLRRCHPPAPEARPFICGNCGRSFAQWDQLVVHKRVHVAEALEEAAAKALGPRPRGRPAVTAPRPGGDAVDRPFQCACCGKRFRHKPNLIAHRRVHTGERPHQCPECGKRFTNKPYLTSHRRIHTGEKPYPCTECGRRFRHKPNLLSHSKIHKRSEGSAQTAAPGAASPQLPAGSLEPLAEPPAEAVMQLIQGPAPDSAREVLSEPRQDQAETPASLYSCDDCGRSFRLERFLRAHQRQHTGERPFTCAECGKNFGKKTHLVAHSRVHSGERPFACEECGRRFSQGSHLAAHRRDHAPERPFVCPDCGKAFRHKPYLAAHRRIHTGEKPYVCPDCGKAFSQKSNLVSHRRIHTGERPYACPDCDRSFSQKSNLITHRKSHIRDGAFCCAICGQTFDDEERLLAHQKKHDA; encoded by the exons ATGGACGCGTGCCGCGGTCCTGCACAGCCCGCCGGAGAG TTTTCTCTGACATCTGGGGGCTACCGGAGTGTGGGCCGAAGCAGGCGTGGCAGCCGCAGAAGTATCCCCAGGAGGAGCTGGAAAAAGCCTGCTCCCCAGCTCTGCAGTTTACAGG aggcaggacccATGCTGGAGCATCGCTGCAGGGACCCCCTGGCCatgggtccagcccagccccgacTCATTTCTGGGACCTCCCAGAAGTCACCCCAGAGCCTGGAGACGGAGTCCCGCCGGCTGAAGCAACAAGGCACCTCAgtggcccaggctcctggccaggccccaggcagggcccATCGCTGCGCGCACTGCCGAAGGCACTTCCCAAGCTGGGTGGCCCTGTGGCTTCACACCCGGCGATGCCAGGCCCGGCTGCCCCTGCCTTGCCCCGAGTGTGGCCGTCGCTTCCGCCATGCCCCCTTCTTGGCCCTGCATCGCCAGGTCCATGCCGCAGCCACCCCACACCTGGGCTtcacctgccacctctgtgggcaGAGCTTCCCAGGCTGGGTGGCCCTGGTTCTGCATCTGCGAGCCCACTCAGCTGCAAAGCGGCCTATCGCTTGTCCCGAGTGCGAGAGACGCTTCTGGAGACACAAGCAGCTTCGAGCTCATCTGCGGCGGTGCCACCCGCCTGCCCCTGAGGCCCGACCCTTCATCTGTGGCAACTGTGGCCGGAGCTTTGCCCAGTGGGACCAGCTAGTTGTTCACAAGCGTGTGCATGTAGCCGAGGCCCTGGAAGAGGCAGCAGCCAAGGCTCTGGGGCCCCGGCCGAGGGGCCGCCCTGCAGTGACCGCCCCCAGGCCCGGCGGGGATGCGGTAGACCGGCCCTTCCAGTGTGCCTGTTGTGGCAAGCGCTTCCGGCACAAGCCCAACCTGATCGCCCACCGCCGCGTGCACACCGGCGAGCGGCCGCACCAGTGCCCCGAATGCGGGAAACGCTTCACCAACAAGCCCTACCTGACTTCACACCGGCGCATCCACACTGGCGAGAAACCTTACCCGTGCACTGAGTGCGGCCGCCGCTTCCGCCACAAACCCAACCTGCTATCGCACAGCAAGATCCACAAGCGGTCGGAAGGCTCTGCTCAGACTGCCGCCCCGGGTGCCGCGAGCCCCCAGCTGCCAGCCGGGTCCCTGGAGCCCCTGGCAGAGCCACCTGCAGAGGCCGTAATGCAGTTAATCCAGGGGCCTGCACCGGATTCTGCGCGGGAGGTGCTCTCAGAGCCCCGGCAGGACCAGGCTGAGACCCCGGCCTCACTCTACAGCTGCGACGACTGCGGCAGGAGCTTCCGGCTCGAGCGCTTCCTGCGCGCCcaccagcgccagcacactggggagCGGCCCTTCACCTGCGCCGAGTGCGGAAAGAACTTCGGCAAGAAGACCCACCTGGTGGCGCACTCCCGGGTCCATTCCGGCGAGCGGCCCTTCGCCTGCGAAGAGTGTGGGCGCCGCTTCTCCCAGGGCAGCCACCTGGCTGCCCACCGGCGCGACCACGCCCCCGAGCGGCCCTTCGTCTGCCCCGACTGCGGCAAGGCTTTCCGTCATAAGCCCTACCTGGCCGCCCACCGGCGCATCCACACCGGCGAGAAGCCCTATGTGTGCCCCGACTGCGGCAAAGCCTTCAGCCAGAAGTCCAACCTGGTGTCCCACCGGCGCATCCACACGGGCGAGCGGCCTTACGCCTGCCCCGACTGTGACCGCAGCTTTAGCCAGAAGTCCAATCTCATCACCCACCGCAAGAGCCACATCCGGGACGGCGCCTTCTGCTGCGCCATCTGCGGCCAGACCTTCGATGATGAGGAGAGACTCCTGGCTCACCAGAAGAAACACGACGCCTGA
- the REPIN1 gene encoding DNA-binding protein REPIN1 isoform X1, giving the protein MDACRGPAQPAGEFSLTSGGYRSVGRSRRGSRRSIPRRSWKKPAPQLCSLQAEAGPMLEHRCRDPLAMGPAQPRLISGTSQKSPQSLETESRRLKQQGTSVAQAPGQAPGRAHRCAHCRRHFPSWVALWLHTRRCQARLPLPCPECGRRFRHAPFLALHRQVHAAATPHLGFTCHLCGQSFPGWVALVLHLRAHSAAKRPIACPECERRFWRHKQLRAHLRRCHPPAPEARPFICGNCGRSFAQWDQLVVHKRVHVAEALEEAAAKALGPRPRGRPAVTAPRPGGDAVDRPFQCACCGKRFRHKPNLIAHRRVHTGERPHQCPECGKRFTNKPYLTSHRRIHTGEKPYPCTECGRRFRHKPNLLSHSKIHKRSEGSAQTAAPGAASPQLPAGSLEPLAEPPAEAVMQLIQGPAPDSAREVLSEPRQDQAETPASLYSCDDCGRSFRLERFLRAHQRQHTGERPFTCAECGKNFGKKTHLVAHSRVHSGERPFACEECGRRFSQGSHLAAHRRDHAPERPFVCPDCGKAFRHKPYLAAHRRIHTGEKPYVCPDCGKAFSQKSNLVSHRRIHTGERPYACPDCDRSFSQKSNLITHRKSHIRDGAFCCAICGQTFDDEERLLAHQKKHDA; this is encoded by the exons ATGGACGCGTGCCGCGGTCCTGCACAGCCCGCCGGAGAG TTTTCTCTGACATCTGGGGGCTACCGGAGTGTGGGCCGAAGCAGGCGTGGCAGCCGCAGAAGTATCCCCAGGAGGAGCTGGAAAAAGCCTGCTCCCCAGCTCTGCAGTTTACAGG cagaggcaggacccATGCTGGAGCATCGCTGCAGGGACCCCCTGGCCatgggtccagcccagccccgacTCATTTCTGGGACCTCCCAGAAGTCACCCCAGAGCCTGGAGACGGAGTCCCGCCGGCTGAAGCAACAAGGCACCTCAgtggcccaggctcctggccaggccccaggcagggcccATCGCTGCGCGCACTGCCGAAGGCACTTCCCAAGCTGGGTGGCCCTGTGGCTTCACACCCGGCGATGCCAGGCCCGGCTGCCCCTGCCTTGCCCCGAGTGTGGCCGTCGCTTCCGCCATGCCCCCTTCTTGGCCCTGCATCGCCAGGTCCATGCCGCAGCCACCCCACACCTGGGCTtcacctgccacctctgtgggcaGAGCTTCCCAGGCTGGGTGGCCCTGGTTCTGCATCTGCGAGCCCACTCAGCTGCAAAGCGGCCTATCGCTTGTCCCGAGTGCGAGAGACGCTTCTGGAGACACAAGCAGCTTCGAGCTCATCTGCGGCGGTGCCACCCGCCTGCCCCTGAGGCCCGACCCTTCATCTGTGGCAACTGTGGCCGGAGCTTTGCCCAGTGGGACCAGCTAGTTGTTCACAAGCGTGTGCATGTAGCCGAGGCCCTGGAAGAGGCAGCAGCCAAGGCTCTGGGGCCCCGGCCGAGGGGCCGCCCTGCAGTGACCGCCCCCAGGCCCGGCGGGGATGCGGTAGACCGGCCCTTCCAGTGTGCCTGTTGTGGCAAGCGCTTCCGGCACAAGCCCAACCTGATCGCCCACCGCCGCGTGCACACCGGCGAGCGGCCGCACCAGTGCCCCGAATGCGGGAAACGCTTCACCAACAAGCCCTACCTGACTTCACACCGGCGCATCCACACTGGCGAGAAACCTTACCCGTGCACTGAGTGCGGCCGCCGCTTCCGCCACAAACCCAACCTGCTATCGCACAGCAAGATCCACAAGCGGTCGGAAGGCTCTGCTCAGACTGCCGCCCCGGGTGCCGCGAGCCCCCAGCTGCCAGCCGGGTCCCTGGAGCCCCTGGCAGAGCCACCTGCAGAGGCCGTAATGCAGTTAATCCAGGGGCCTGCACCGGATTCTGCGCGGGAGGTGCTCTCAGAGCCCCGGCAGGACCAGGCTGAGACCCCGGCCTCACTCTACAGCTGCGACGACTGCGGCAGGAGCTTCCGGCTCGAGCGCTTCCTGCGCGCCcaccagcgccagcacactggggagCGGCCCTTCACCTGCGCCGAGTGCGGAAAGAACTTCGGCAAGAAGACCCACCTGGTGGCGCACTCCCGGGTCCATTCCGGCGAGCGGCCCTTCGCCTGCGAAGAGTGTGGGCGCCGCTTCTCCCAGGGCAGCCACCTGGCTGCCCACCGGCGCGACCACGCCCCCGAGCGGCCCTTCGTCTGCCCCGACTGCGGCAAGGCTTTCCGTCATAAGCCCTACCTGGCCGCCCACCGGCGCATCCACACCGGCGAGAAGCCCTATGTGTGCCCCGACTGCGGCAAAGCCTTCAGCCAGAAGTCCAACCTGGTGTCCCACCGGCGCATCCACACGGGCGAGCGGCCTTACGCCTGCCCCGACTGTGACCGCAGCTTTAGCCAGAAGTCCAATCTCATCACCCACCGCAAGAGCCACATCCGGGACGGCGCCTTCTGCTGCGCCATCTGCGGCCAGACCTTCGATGATGAGGAGAGACTCCTGGCTCACCAGAAGAAACACGACGCCTGA
- the REPIN1 gene encoding DNA-binding protein REPIN1 isoform X3, whose amino-acid sequence MGLGVSLLLQFSLTSGGYRSVGRSRRGSRRSIPRRSWKKPAPQLCSLQAEAGPMLEHRCRDPLAMGPAQPRLISGTSQKSPQSLETESRRLKQQGTSVAQAPGQAPGRAHRCAHCRRHFPSWVALWLHTRRCQARLPLPCPECGRRFRHAPFLALHRQVHAAATPHLGFTCHLCGQSFPGWVALVLHLRAHSAAKRPIACPECERRFWRHKQLRAHLRRCHPPAPEARPFICGNCGRSFAQWDQLVVHKRVHVAEALEEAAAKALGPRPRGRPAVTAPRPGGDAVDRPFQCACCGKRFRHKPNLIAHRRVHTGERPHQCPECGKRFTNKPYLTSHRRIHTGEKPYPCTECGRRFRHKPNLLSHSKIHKRSEGSAQTAAPGAASPQLPAGSLEPLAEPPAEAVMQLIQGPAPDSAREVLSEPRQDQAETPASLYSCDDCGRSFRLERFLRAHQRQHTGERPFTCAECGKNFGKKTHLVAHSRVHSGERPFACEECGRRFSQGSHLAAHRRDHAPERPFVCPDCGKAFRHKPYLAAHRRIHTGEKPYVCPDCGKAFSQKSNLVSHRRIHTGERPYACPDCDRSFSQKSNLITHRKSHIRDGAFCCAICGQTFDDEERLLAHQKKHDA is encoded by the exons ATGGGGCTAGGGGTGTCTTTATTGCTGCAGTTTTCTCTGACATCTGGGGGCTACCGGAGTGTGGGCCGAAGCAGGCGTGGCAGCCGCAGAAGTATCCCCAGGAGGAGCTGGAAAAAGCCTGCTCCCCAGCTCTGCAGTTTACAGG cagaggcaggacccATGCTGGAGCATCGCTGCAGGGACCCCCTGGCCatgggtccagcccagccccgacTCATTTCTGGGACCTCCCAGAAGTCACCCCAGAGCCTGGAGACGGAGTCCCGCCGGCTGAAGCAACAAGGCACCTCAgtggcccaggctcctggccaggccccaggcagggcccATCGCTGCGCGCACTGCCGAAGGCACTTCCCAAGCTGGGTGGCCCTGTGGCTTCACACCCGGCGATGCCAGGCCCGGCTGCCCCTGCCTTGCCCCGAGTGTGGCCGTCGCTTCCGCCATGCCCCCTTCTTGGCCCTGCATCGCCAGGTCCATGCCGCAGCCACCCCACACCTGGGCTtcacctgccacctctgtgggcaGAGCTTCCCAGGCTGGGTGGCCCTGGTTCTGCATCTGCGAGCCCACTCAGCTGCAAAGCGGCCTATCGCTTGTCCCGAGTGCGAGAGACGCTTCTGGAGACACAAGCAGCTTCGAGCTCATCTGCGGCGGTGCCACCCGCCTGCCCCTGAGGCCCGACCCTTCATCTGTGGCAACTGTGGCCGGAGCTTTGCCCAGTGGGACCAGCTAGTTGTTCACAAGCGTGTGCATGTAGCCGAGGCCCTGGAAGAGGCAGCAGCCAAGGCTCTGGGGCCCCGGCCGAGGGGCCGCCCTGCAGTGACCGCCCCCAGGCCCGGCGGGGATGCGGTAGACCGGCCCTTCCAGTGTGCCTGTTGTGGCAAGCGCTTCCGGCACAAGCCCAACCTGATCGCCCACCGCCGCGTGCACACCGGCGAGCGGCCGCACCAGTGCCCCGAATGCGGGAAACGCTTCACCAACAAGCCCTACCTGACTTCACACCGGCGCATCCACACTGGCGAGAAACCTTACCCGTGCACTGAGTGCGGCCGCCGCTTCCGCCACAAACCCAACCTGCTATCGCACAGCAAGATCCACAAGCGGTCGGAAGGCTCTGCTCAGACTGCCGCCCCGGGTGCCGCGAGCCCCCAGCTGCCAGCCGGGTCCCTGGAGCCCCTGGCAGAGCCACCTGCAGAGGCCGTAATGCAGTTAATCCAGGGGCCTGCACCGGATTCTGCGCGGGAGGTGCTCTCAGAGCCCCGGCAGGACCAGGCTGAGACCCCGGCCTCACTCTACAGCTGCGACGACTGCGGCAGGAGCTTCCGGCTCGAGCGCTTCCTGCGCGCCcaccagcgccagcacactggggagCGGCCCTTCACCTGCGCCGAGTGCGGAAAGAACTTCGGCAAGAAGACCCACCTGGTGGCGCACTCCCGGGTCCATTCCGGCGAGCGGCCCTTCGCCTGCGAAGAGTGTGGGCGCCGCTTCTCCCAGGGCAGCCACCTGGCTGCCCACCGGCGCGACCACGCCCCCGAGCGGCCCTTCGTCTGCCCCGACTGCGGCAAGGCTTTCCGTCATAAGCCCTACCTGGCCGCCCACCGGCGCATCCACACCGGCGAGAAGCCCTATGTGTGCCCCGACTGCGGCAAAGCCTTCAGCCAGAAGTCCAACCTGGTGTCCCACCGGCGCATCCACACGGGCGAGCGGCCTTACGCCTGCCCCGACTGTGACCGCAGCTTTAGCCAGAAGTCCAATCTCATCACCCACCGCAAGAGCCACATCCGGGACGGCGCCTTCTGCTGCGCCATCTGCGGCCAGACCTTCGATGATGAGGAGAGACTCCTGGCTCACCAGAAGAAACACGACGCCTGA
- the REPIN1 gene encoding DNA-binding protein REPIN1 isoform X4, whose protein sequence is MGLGVSLLLQFSLTSGGYRSVGRSRRGSRRSIPRRSWKKPAPQLCSLQEAGPMLEHRCRDPLAMGPAQPRLISGTSQKSPQSLETESRRLKQQGTSVAQAPGQAPGRAHRCAHCRRHFPSWVALWLHTRRCQARLPLPCPECGRRFRHAPFLALHRQVHAAATPHLGFTCHLCGQSFPGWVALVLHLRAHSAAKRPIACPECERRFWRHKQLRAHLRRCHPPAPEARPFICGNCGRSFAQWDQLVVHKRVHVAEALEEAAAKALGPRPRGRPAVTAPRPGGDAVDRPFQCACCGKRFRHKPNLIAHRRVHTGERPHQCPECGKRFTNKPYLTSHRRIHTGEKPYPCTECGRRFRHKPNLLSHSKIHKRSEGSAQTAAPGAASPQLPAGSLEPLAEPPAEAVMQLIQGPAPDSAREVLSEPRQDQAETPASLYSCDDCGRSFRLERFLRAHQRQHTGERPFTCAECGKNFGKKTHLVAHSRVHSGERPFACEECGRRFSQGSHLAAHRRDHAPERPFVCPDCGKAFRHKPYLAAHRRIHTGEKPYVCPDCGKAFSQKSNLVSHRRIHTGERPYACPDCDRSFSQKSNLITHRKSHIRDGAFCCAICGQTFDDEERLLAHQKKHDA, encoded by the exons ATGGGGCTAGGGGTGTCTTTATTGCTGCAGTTTTCTCTGACATCTGGGGGCTACCGGAGTGTGGGCCGAAGCAGGCGTGGCAGCCGCAGAAGTATCCCCAGGAGGAGCTGGAAAAAGCCTGCTCCCCAGCTCTGCAGTTTACAGG aggcaggacccATGCTGGAGCATCGCTGCAGGGACCCCCTGGCCatgggtccagcccagccccgacTCATTTCTGGGACCTCCCAGAAGTCACCCCAGAGCCTGGAGACGGAGTCCCGCCGGCTGAAGCAACAAGGCACCTCAgtggcccaggctcctggccaggccccaggcagggcccATCGCTGCGCGCACTGCCGAAGGCACTTCCCAAGCTGGGTGGCCCTGTGGCTTCACACCCGGCGATGCCAGGCCCGGCTGCCCCTGCCTTGCCCCGAGTGTGGCCGTCGCTTCCGCCATGCCCCCTTCTTGGCCCTGCATCGCCAGGTCCATGCCGCAGCCACCCCACACCTGGGCTtcacctgccacctctgtgggcaGAGCTTCCCAGGCTGGGTGGCCCTGGTTCTGCATCTGCGAGCCCACTCAGCTGCAAAGCGGCCTATCGCTTGTCCCGAGTGCGAGAGACGCTTCTGGAGACACAAGCAGCTTCGAGCTCATCTGCGGCGGTGCCACCCGCCTGCCCCTGAGGCCCGACCCTTCATCTGTGGCAACTGTGGCCGGAGCTTTGCCCAGTGGGACCAGCTAGTTGTTCACAAGCGTGTGCATGTAGCCGAGGCCCTGGAAGAGGCAGCAGCCAAGGCTCTGGGGCCCCGGCCGAGGGGCCGCCCTGCAGTGACCGCCCCCAGGCCCGGCGGGGATGCGGTAGACCGGCCCTTCCAGTGTGCCTGTTGTGGCAAGCGCTTCCGGCACAAGCCCAACCTGATCGCCCACCGCCGCGTGCACACCGGCGAGCGGCCGCACCAGTGCCCCGAATGCGGGAAACGCTTCACCAACAAGCCCTACCTGACTTCACACCGGCGCATCCACACTGGCGAGAAACCTTACCCGTGCACTGAGTGCGGCCGCCGCTTCCGCCACAAACCCAACCTGCTATCGCACAGCAAGATCCACAAGCGGTCGGAAGGCTCTGCTCAGACTGCCGCCCCGGGTGCCGCGAGCCCCCAGCTGCCAGCCGGGTCCCTGGAGCCCCTGGCAGAGCCACCTGCAGAGGCCGTAATGCAGTTAATCCAGGGGCCTGCACCGGATTCTGCGCGGGAGGTGCTCTCAGAGCCCCGGCAGGACCAGGCTGAGACCCCGGCCTCACTCTACAGCTGCGACGACTGCGGCAGGAGCTTCCGGCTCGAGCGCTTCCTGCGCGCCcaccagcgccagcacactggggagCGGCCCTTCACCTGCGCCGAGTGCGGAAAGAACTTCGGCAAGAAGACCCACCTGGTGGCGCACTCCCGGGTCCATTCCGGCGAGCGGCCCTTCGCCTGCGAAGAGTGTGGGCGCCGCTTCTCCCAGGGCAGCCACCTGGCTGCCCACCGGCGCGACCACGCCCCCGAGCGGCCCTTCGTCTGCCCCGACTGCGGCAAGGCTTTCCGTCATAAGCCCTACCTGGCCGCCCACCGGCGCATCCACACCGGCGAGAAGCCCTATGTGTGCCCCGACTGCGGCAAAGCCTTCAGCCAGAAGTCCAACCTGGTGTCCCACCGGCGCATCCACACGGGCGAGCGGCCTTACGCCTGCCCCGACTGTGACCGCAGCTTTAGCCAGAAGTCCAATCTCATCACCCACCGCAAGAGCCACATCCGGGACGGCGCCTTCTGCTGCGCCATCTGCGGCCAGACCTTCGATGATGAGGAGAGACTCCTGGCTCACCAGAAGAAACACGACGCCTGA
- the REPIN1 gene encoding DNA-binding protein REPIN1 isoform X5, which translates to MLEHRCRDPLAMGPAQPRLISGTSQKSPQSLETESRRLKQQGTSVAQAPGQAPGRAHRCAHCRRHFPSWVALWLHTRRCQARLPLPCPECGRRFRHAPFLALHRQVHAAATPHLGFTCHLCGQSFPGWVALVLHLRAHSAAKRPIACPECERRFWRHKQLRAHLRRCHPPAPEARPFICGNCGRSFAQWDQLVVHKRVHVAEALEEAAAKALGPRPRGRPAVTAPRPGGDAVDRPFQCACCGKRFRHKPNLIAHRRVHTGERPHQCPECGKRFTNKPYLTSHRRIHTGEKPYPCTECGRRFRHKPNLLSHSKIHKRSEGSAQTAAPGAASPQLPAGSLEPLAEPPAEAVMQLIQGPAPDSAREVLSEPRQDQAETPASLYSCDDCGRSFRLERFLRAHQRQHTGERPFTCAECGKNFGKKTHLVAHSRVHSGERPFACEECGRRFSQGSHLAAHRRDHAPERPFVCPDCGKAFRHKPYLAAHRRIHTGEKPYVCPDCGKAFSQKSNLVSHRRIHTGERPYACPDCDRSFSQKSNLITHRKSHIRDGAFCCAICGQTFDDEERLLAHQKKHDA; encoded by the coding sequence ATGCTGGAGCATCGCTGCAGGGACCCCCTGGCCatgggtccagcccagccccgacTCATTTCTGGGACCTCCCAGAAGTCACCCCAGAGCCTGGAGACGGAGTCCCGCCGGCTGAAGCAACAAGGCACCTCAgtggcccaggctcctggccaggccccaggcagggcccATCGCTGCGCGCACTGCCGAAGGCACTTCCCAAGCTGGGTGGCCCTGTGGCTTCACACCCGGCGATGCCAGGCCCGGCTGCCCCTGCCTTGCCCCGAGTGTGGCCGTCGCTTCCGCCATGCCCCCTTCTTGGCCCTGCATCGCCAGGTCCATGCCGCAGCCACCCCACACCTGGGCTtcacctgccacctctgtgggcaGAGCTTCCCAGGCTGGGTGGCCCTGGTTCTGCATCTGCGAGCCCACTCAGCTGCAAAGCGGCCTATCGCTTGTCCCGAGTGCGAGAGACGCTTCTGGAGACACAAGCAGCTTCGAGCTCATCTGCGGCGGTGCCACCCGCCTGCCCCTGAGGCCCGACCCTTCATCTGTGGCAACTGTGGCCGGAGCTTTGCCCAGTGGGACCAGCTAGTTGTTCACAAGCGTGTGCATGTAGCCGAGGCCCTGGAAGAGGCAGCAGCCAAGGCTCTGGGGCCCCGGCCGAGGGGCCGCCCTGCAGTGACCGCCCCCAGGCCCGGCGGGGATGCGGTAGACCGGCCCTTCCAGTGTGCCTGTTGTGGCAAGCGCTTCCGGCACAAGCCCAACCTGATCGCCCACCGCCGCGTGCACACCGGCGAGCGGCCGCACCAGTGCCCCGAATGCGGGAAACGCTTCACCAACAAGCCCTACCTGACTTCACACCGGCGCATCCACACTGGCGAGAAACCTTACCCGTGCACTGAGTGCGGCCGCCGCTTCCGCCACAAACCCAACCTGCTATCGCACAGCAAGATCCACAAGCGGTCGGAAGGCTCTGCTCAGACTGCCGCCCCGGGTGCCGCGAGCCCCCAGCTGCCAGCCGGGTCCCTGGAGCCCCTGGCAGAGCCACCTGCAGAGGCCGTAATGCAGTTAATCCAGGGGCCTGCACCGGATTCTGCGCGGGAGGTGCTCTCAGAGCCCCGGCAGGACCAGGCTGAGACCCCGGCCTCACTCTACAGCTGCGACGACTGCGGCAGGAGCTTCCGGCTCGAGCGCTTCCTGCGCGCCcaccagcgccagcacactggggagCGGCCCTTCACCTGCGCCGAGTGCGGAAAGAACTTCGGCAAGAAGACCCACCTGGTGGCGCACTCCCGGGTCCATTCCGGCGAGCGGCCCTTCGCCTGCGAAGAGTGTGGGCGCCGCTTCTCCCAGGGCAGCCACCTGGCTGCCCACCGGCGCGACCACGCCCCCGAGCGGCCCTTCGTCTGCCCCGACTGCGGCAAGGCTTTCCGTCATAAGCCCTACCTGGCCGCCCACCGGCGCATCCACACCGGCGAGAAGCCCTATGTGTGCCCCGACTGCGGCAAAGCCTTCAGCCAGAAGTCCAACCTGGTGTCCCACCGGCGCATCCACACGGGCGAGCGGCCTTACGCCTGCCCCGACTGTGACCGCAGCTTTAGCCAGAAGTCCAATCTCATCACCCACCGCAAGAGCCACATCCGGGACGGCGCCTTCTGCTGCGCCATCTGCGGCCAGACCTTCGATGATGAGGAGAGACTCCTGGCTCACCAGAAGAAACACGACGCCTGA